In Amycolatopsis methanolica 239, a single genomic region encodes these proteins:
- a CDS encoding roadblock/LC7 domain-containing protein, with product MTEEHGPGWLVSAFTQEVAGVAHAALVSADGLLVAANESLPKDRADQLSAIASGLASLAVGTAELFTAGRVVQSVIEMEDGFLLLMSVGDGSNLVVLASPGCDIGLVGYEMTLLVDRVGRMVETPARQVAYRARP from the coding sequence ATGACCGAAGAGCACGGCCCGGGCTGGCTGGTGTCGGCGTTCACCCAGGAGGTGGCCGGGGTCGCGCACGCCGCGCTGGTGTCCGCGGACGGCCTGCTGGTCGCGGCGAACGAGAGCCTGCCCAAGGACCGGGCCGACCAGCTCTCGGCGATCGCGTCGGGGCTCGCGAGCCTCGCCGTGGGCACGGCGGAGCTGTTCACCGCCGGCCGCGTCGTGCAGTCGGTGATCGAGATGGAAGACGGGTTCCTGCTGCTGATGAGCGTCGGGGACGGCTCGAACCTCGTCGTGCTCGCGAGCCCGGGTTGCGACATCGGGCTGGTCGGGTACGAGATGACGCTCCTGGTCGACCGCGTCGGCCGCATGGTCGAGACGCCGGCGCGCCAGGTCGCGTACCGGGCAAGGCCGTGA
- a CDS encoding PspC domain-containing protein, producing the protein MTTTTTTLTRSRHNRVIAGVCAGLAYRLGWKPRTMRLLFVLSCLLPGPQFLVYLVLWVIIPNEKR; encoded by the coding sequence ATGACGACGACAACGACCACACTGACGAGGTCCCGGCACAATCGCGTGATCGCCGGGGTGTGCGCGGGCCTGGCCTACCGCCTCGGGTGGAAGCCCCGCACGATGCGCCTGCTGTTCGTGCTGTCCTGCCTGCTCCCGGGCCCGCAGTTCCTGGTCTACCTGGTGCTGTGGGTCATCATCCCGAACGAGAAACGCTGA
- a CDS encoding DUF742 domain-containing protein → MSEPDSFGDRRPNSRSPSLARPYAWTEGRTQPAVELAIEALVQTTTEGQTLPYNRASAPSVVTQLCLRPRSVAEIAAHLNIPLGVAKVIVSDLLGAGLVTVRDTLGDNATWDERHDLLERVLSGLRTL, encoded by the coding sequence GTGAGTGAGCCCGACAGCTTCGGGGACCGCAGGCCGAACTCCCGCTCGCCGTCCCTGGCTCGCCCGTACGCCTGGACCGAGGGCCGCACGCAGCCCGCGGTCGAGCTGGCCATCGAAGCGCTGGTGCAGACCACGACCGAAGGCCAGACCCTGCCCTACAACCGCGCGAGCGCGCCATCGGTGGTGACGCAGCTGTGCCTGCGGCCGCGCTCGGTCGCCGAGATCGCGGCGCACCTGAACATCCCGCTCGGTGTGGCGAAGGTGATCGTGAGCGACCTGCTGGGCGCCGGGCTGGTGACCGTGCGGGACACCCTCGGCGACAACGCCACCTGGGACGAACGCCACGACCTCCTGGAAAGGGTCCTGAGTGGACTACGCACGCTCTGA
- a CDS encoding sensor histidine kinase, producing the protein MLLLPVVVALALAGARVRAELAEASKLSAVRDQLPALQSTLDLTALVEDEMVLAVASPGSSELGRQISTVDAKTTAVQKQAEFAQLPTDTARTLDTALGRLAGLRMAGAATGSATVAMTVGYHDIAVDLSRILPESIAAADSSAMDTTAATAGALMQLRTTRAVEEALIRASGTGPVNDTLLAAAARAAAEEGVLASQVERGLPQNVLGRFRSITGSNSNRQAVLLDALTTGNGSRLPGLLTALSTESAALSDLLAGQVRDLAATVGERTNEARSSALRDTALVLGALLGALAIALLVARSLVTPVRRLHAAALAAARRELPETIEKVRAGESVSWESIEPVPVDGDEEIGQLAQAFGDMHRQAVRLAADQAELRRQVSEMFMTLARRNQSLVEQQLTLIEDLEADERNPQRLEELFRLDHMATRLRRNGENLQVLAGGSPARRDHGPVSTAELLRAATSEVTDYRRVTIVNAPNGALRSHAASDVVHILAELLENAIRFSPPEHKVLLTADRGADGGLLVEVVDSGLGMQPDDLASANQRLASGDTVSPETTRRMGLFVVGRLAAPLGVTVRLRPTHPGAKHGGITASVHVPGALVLADGLAATDPAPVRREPVPARARPAATPVRTPIFDGVVSGWFATQPEPDFSSPADDSWRAAEIATEQPVAVQVTSAGLPTRRPGAQLAPGAAMPRQAAAPDPAGFRDPNAVRNNLARHYNGMRAARARTGNGNGQAPQGKAEPR; encoded by the coding sequence GTGCTGTTGCTGCCGGTGGTGGTCGCGCTGGCGCTGGCCGGGGCGCGGGTGCGGGCCGAGCTCGCCGAGGCGAGCAAGCTCAGCGCGGTGCGTGACCAGCTGCCCGCGCTGCAGTCGACCCTGGACCTCACCGCGCTCGTCGAGGACGAGATGGTGCTGGCCGTCGCCTCGCCCGGCAGCAGCGAACTGGGCAGGCAGATCTCCACCGTCGACGCGAAGACCACCGCCGTGCAGAAGCAGGCCGAGTTCGCGCAGCTGCCCACGGACACCGCGCGGACGCTGGACACCGCGCTCGGGCGGCTCGCCGGACTGCGGATGGCCGGCGCCGCGACCGGTTCGGCGACGGTGGCGATGACCGTCGGCTACCACGACATCGCGGTGGACCTGAGCCGGATCCTGCCAGAGTCCATCGCCGCGGCGGACAGCTCCGCGATGGACACCACGGCGGCGACCGCGGGCGCGCTGATGCAGCTGCGCACCACCCGCGCGGTCGAGGAGGCGCTGATCCGCGCATCGGGCACCGGCCCGGTCAACGACACGCTGCTGGCCGCGGCCGCCCGCGCGGCCGCCGAGGAAGGCGTGCTGGCGAGCCAGGTCGAGCGCGGCCTGCCGCAGAATGTGCTCGGGCGGTTCCGGTCCATCACGGGCAGCAACAGCAACCGCCAGGCCGTCCTGCTGGACGCGCTCACGACCGGCAACGGGAGCAGGCTGCCCGGCCTGCTCACCGCGCTGTCGACCGAATCGGCGGCGCTGTCCGACCTGCTGGCGGGGCAGGTGCGCGATCTGGCGGCCACCGTCGGCGAGCGCACCAACGAGGCCCGCTCCAGCGCCCTGCGCGACACCGCGCTCGTGCTGGGCGCACTGCTAGGAGCACTGGCGATCGCGTTGCTCGTCGCGCGCTCGCTGGTGACGCCGGTGCGCCGCCTGCACGCGGCCGCGCTGGCCGCCGCGCGCCGCGAGCTGCCGGAGACGATCGAGAAGGTCCGGGCGGGCGAATCGGTGTCCTGGGAGTCGATCGAGCCGGTCCCGGTGGACGGCGACGAGGAGATCGGGCAGCTGGCGCAGGCCTTCGGCGACATGCACCGGCAGGCCGTGCGACTGGCCGCCGACCAGGCGGAGCTGCGCCGCCAGGTCAGCGAGATGTTCATGACGCTGGCCCGCCGCAACCAGTCGCTGGTCGAGCAGCAGCTCACCCTCATCGAGGACCTGGAAGCCGACGAGCGCAACCCGCAGCGCCTGGAGGAGCTGTTCCGCCTGGACCACATGGCGACCCGCCTGCGCCGCAACGGCGAGAACCTCCAAGTCCTCGCGGGCGGCAGCCCGGCAAGGCGGGACCACGGCCCGGTCTCCACCGCCGAGCTGCTGCGCGCAGCGACCTCCGAGGTGACGGACTACCGGCGGGTCACCATCGTCAACGCCCCCAACGGCGCGCTGCGCTCGCACGCCGCCAGCGACGTCGTGCACATCCTCGCCGAGCTGCTGGAGAACGCGATCCGGTTCTCCCCGCCCGAGCACAAGGTGCTGCTCACCGCCGACCGCGGCGCCGACGGCGGGCTGCTCGTCGAGGTGGTCGACAGCGGGCTGGGCATGCAGCCGGACGACCTGGCCTCGGCCAACCAGCGGCTGGCCTCGGGTGACACGGTCAGCCCGGAGACCACCCGGCGGATGGGCCTGTTCGTGGTGGGGCGGCTGGCCGCGCCGCTCGGGGTCACGGTGCGCCTGCGGCCGACGCACCCGGGCGCGAAGCACGGCGGCATCACGGCCAGCGTGCACGTCCCGGGCGCGCTGGTGCTCGCCGACGGCCTCGCCGCGACCGACCCGGCGCCCGTGCGCCGCGAGCCGGTGCCCGCGCGGGCCCGGCCGGCCGCCACGCCCGTGCGCACCCCGATCTTCGACGGAGTGGTGTCCGGGTGGTTCGCCACGCAGCCGGAGCCGGACTTCAGCAGCCCGGCCGACGACAGCTGGCGCGCCGCGGAGATCGCGACCGAGCAGCCGGTCGCCGTGCAGGTCACCAGCGCCGGGCTGCCGACGCGCCGTCCCGGCGCGCAGCTCGCGCCGGGCGCGGCGATGCCGCGGCAGGCCGCGGCACCCGATCCGGCCGGTTTCCGCGACCCGAACGCGGTCCGGAACAACCTGGCCAGGCACTACAACGGAATGCGCGCCGCCCGGGCCCGCACGGGAAACGGCAACGGGCAGGCACCACAGGGGAAGGCGGAACCACGATGA
- a CDS encoding MHYT domain-containing protein produces MDHVHHFEMGAWVMVLAYLTSVAGCALGLACTLQARTAVSQRARIAWLALAAVSIGGVGIWVMHFIAMLGFATPGLPVRYDIPRTILSAVLAVLSVFAGLLVFGVRERFRWWRLLAAGLITGLAVNLMHYTGMWAVQIKGTIGYQGGLVALSIVIAVVAATAALWFTAALDKLQWRLLAGLVMGAAVTGMHYTGMAAVRVQVDVSAPDPSGAEVFSFLFPVFVLAAIALAVPVCAVLMAQAPPEPAGEDVTPDEQPLPAGAAAGSRRELV; encoded by the coding sequence ATGGATCACGTTCACCACTTCGAAATGGGCGCCTGGGTGATGGTGCTCGCCTACCTCACTTCGGTGGCGGGCTGCGCGCTCGGCCTGGCGTGCACGCTCCAGGCCCGCACCGCGGTCAGCCAGCGGGCGCGGATCGCGTGGCTGGCGCTGGCCGCCGTGTCGATCGGCGGCGTCGGCATCTGGGTCATGCACTTTATCGCGATGCTCGGGTTCGCCACGCCCGGGTTGCCGGTGCGCTACGACATCCCGCGCACGATCCTGTCCGCGGTGCTGGCCGTCCTGTCGGTGTTCGCCGGGTTGCTGGTGTTCGGTGTGCGCGAGCGGTTCCGGTGGTGGCGGCTGCTGGCGGCCGGGCTGATCACCGGGCTCGCGGTGAACCTCATGCACTACACCGGCATGTGGGCGGTGCAGATCAAGGGCACGATCGGCTACCAGGGCGGCCTGGTCGCGCTGTCGATCGTGATCGCGGTGGTCGCGGCTACGGCGGCGCTGTGGTTCACCGCCGCGCTGGACAAGCTGCAGTGGCGGCTGCTCGCCGGACTCGTCATGGGCGCGGCGGTCACCGGCATGCACTACACCGGCATGGCGGCGGTCCGGGTGCAGGTCGACGTCAGCGCGCCCGACCCGTCCGGCGCCGAGGTGTTCTCGTTCCTGTTCCCCGTGTTCGTGCTGGCCGCGATCGCGCTGGCGGTGCCGGTCTGCGCCGTGTTGATGGCGCAGGCGCCGCCGGAGCCCGCCGGGGAGGACGTCACCCCGGATGAGCAGCCGCTCCCGGCCGGTGCCGCTGCGGGCTCACGCCGTGAGCTCGTTTGA
- a CDS encoding GTP-binding protein → MDYARSETRNRITSAKLVVAGGFGVGKTTFVGSISEIIPLRTEAAMTEASVGVDEVGGIPGKAATTVAMDFGRITLAQDLVLYLFGTPGQHRFWFMWDDLVRGAIGAVVLVDTRRLADCFPAIDFFETRRLPFVVALNQFPGSRRHSVDDVREALSVAPGVPIVSCDARSMESTKQTLITTSEHAIGRMRARLRR, encoded by the coding sequence GTGGACTACGCACGCTCTGAGACGCGGAACCGCATCACCTCGGCCAAGCTCGTGGTGGCCGGCGGGTTCGGCGTCGGCAAGACGACGTTCGTCGGGTCGATCTCGGAGATCATCCCGCTGCGGACGGAAGCGGCGATGACCGAGGCGTCGGTCGGCGTCGACGAGGTCGGCGGGATCCCCGGCAAGGCGGCGACGACGGTGGCCATGGACTTCGGCCGCATCACGCTCGCGCAGGACCTGGTGCTGTACCTGTTCGGCACGCCGGGCCAGCACCGGTTCTGGTTCATGTGGGACGACCTGGTGCGCGGCGCGATCGGCGCGGTGGTGCTGGTGGACACGCGGCGTCTGGCGGACTGCTTCCCCGCGATCGACTTCTTCGAGACCCGCCGCCTGCCGTTCGTGGTGGCGCTAAACCAGTTCCCCGGCTCGCGGCGGCACTCGGTCGACGACGTGCGGGAAGCGCTTTCCGTCGCGCCCGGGGTCCCGATCGTCAGCTGCGACGCTCGCTCGATGGAGTCGACGAAGCAGACGCTGATCACGACGAGCGAGCACGCCATCGGCCGGATGCGGGCGCGCCTGCGCCGTTGA